In Thunnus thynnus chromosome 20, fThuThy2.1, whole genome shotgun sequence, a single window of DNA contains:
- the LOC137172544 gene encoding hemoglobin subunit alpha-like, whose product MTTLSDKDKSTVKALWGQISKSADAIGADALGRMLAVYPQTKTYFSHWPDMSPGSGPVKAHGKQVMGGVALAVSKIDDLTTGLGDLSELHAFKMRVDPSNFKILSHCILVVIAKMFPKEFTPDAHVSLDKFLASLALALAERYR is encoded by the exons ATGACAACACTGAGTGACAAAGACAAGTCCACCGTCAAGGCGCTGTGGGGACAAATCTCCAAGTCAGCGGACGCCATCGGTGCTGACGCTCTGGGCAG GATGCTCGCCGTCTACCCGCAAACCAAGACCTACTTCTCCCACTGGCCTGACATGAGCCCCGGCTCTGGCCCCGTGAAGGCCCACGGAAAGCAGGTGATGGGTGGAGTCGCTCTGGCTGTGTCCAAGATCGATGACCTGACTACCGGTCTCGGCGATCTCAGCGAGCTGCACGCCTTCAAGATGAGGGTTGACCCTTCCAACTTCAAG ATCCTGTCTCACTGCATTCTGGTGGTGATCGCCAAAATGTTCCCCAAGGAATTCACCCCGGATGCCCACGTCTCCTTGGATAAATTCCTGGCCTCCTTGGCTCTGGCTCTCGCAGAGAGATACCGCTAA
- the LOC137172540 gene encoding hemoglobin subunit beta-like, which yields MVEWTQQERSIIAGIFANLNYEDIGPKALARCLIVYPWTQRYFGAYGDLSTPEAIKGNAKIAAHGVKVLHGLDRAVKNMDNINEAYSELSVLHSDKLHVDPDNFRMFSDCLTVVIAANLGDAFTAETQCAFQKFLAVVVFALGRKYH from the exons ATGGTTGAGTGGACTCAGCAGGAGCGCAGTATCATTGCTGGCATCTTTGCCAACCTGAACTATGAAGACATTGGCCCCAAGGCTCTTGCCAG GTGTCTGATTGTGTACCCCTGGACTCAGAGGTACTTCGGCGCCTATGGTGACCTCTCCACCCCTGAGGCCATCAAGGGCAACGCCAAAATCGCTGCCCATGGCGTCAAGGTGCTGCACGGTCTGGACAGGGCTGTGAAGAACATGGACAACATCAACGAAGCCTATTCCGAACTGAGCGTCCTGCACTCTGACAAGCTGCACGTTGACCCCGACAACTTCAGG ATGTTCTCTGACTGTCTGACCGTCGTCATCGCCGCCAACCTGGGAGATGCTTTCACTGCCGAAACTCAGTGCGCCTTCCAGAAGTTCCTGGCTGTGGTGGTGTTCGCTCTTGGCAGGAAGTACCACTAA